The following are from one region of the Streptomyces rubrogriseus genome:
- a CDS encoding glycosyltransferase family 4 protein encodes MTAEASQTGPRPEPAADGLPPLRIALLTYKGNPFCGGQGVYVRHLSRELARLGHRVEVIGAQPYPVLDDGPPVGDRLSLTELPSLDLYRQPDPFRTPKRGEYRDWIDALEVGTMWTGGFPEPLTFSLRARRHLRARRGDFDVVHDNQTLGYGLLGDVGAPLVTTIHHPITVDRQLELDAADSRGRRYSVRRWYAFTRMQKRVARRLPSVLTVSGTSRQEIVDHLGVRDDRIHVVHIGADTDLFSPDPSVPRVPGRIVTTSSADVPLKGLVFLVEALAKARTEHPRAHLVVVGKRPAEGPVAQAIERYGLEGAVEFVKGISDAELVDLVRSAEVACVPSLYEGFSLPAAEAMATGTALLATTGGAVPEVAGPDGETCLAVPPGDADALAAGLNRLLGDRELRARLGAAGRERVLRHFTWARAAEGTVARYREAIGRRPSGTSTPGTPSAANTPSAQSAPGAAPAGQKPAPAPAPTTSDTGVYPESRATC; translated from the coding sequence GTGACCGCCGAGGCCAGTCAGACGGGTCCCCGTCCGGAGCCAGCCGCCGACGGCTTGCCACCGCTGCGCATCGCCCTCCTCACCTACAAGGGGAACCCGTTCTGCGGCGGGCAGGGCGTCTACGTCCGCCACCTCTCCCGCGAACTGGCCCGCCTCGGCCACCGCGTCGAGGTCATCGGCGCCCAGCCCTACCCCGTCCTCGACGACGGGCCCCCGGTCGGCGACCGGCTCTCGCTCACCGAGCTGCCCAGCCTCGACCTCTACCGCCAGCCCGACCCCTTCCGCACCCCGAAGCGGGGCGAGTACCGGGACTGGATCGACGCGCTCGAGGTCGGCACGATGTGGACCGGCGGCTTCCCCGAGCCCCTCACGTTCTCGCTGCGCGCCCGCCGCCATCTGCGGGCCCGCCGCGGCGACTTCGACGTCGTCCACGACAACCAGACGCTCGGCTACGGCCTCCTGGGCGACGTGGGCGCGCCCCTCGTCACCACCATCCACCACCCCATCACCGTCGACCGGCAGCTCGAACTCGACGCCGCCGACAGCCGGGGGCGCCGCTACTCGGTCCGCCGCTGGTACGCCTTCACCCGGATGCAGAAGCGCGTCGCGCGCCGCCTGCCCTCCGTGCTCACCGTCTCCGGCACCTCCCGCCAGGAGATCGTCGACCACCTCGGCGTACGGGACGACCGCATCCACGTCGTCCACATCGGCGCCGACACCGACCTGTTCTCGCCCGACCCGTCGGTGCCGCGGGTGCCGGGCCGGATCGTGACGACGTCCAGCGCGGACGTACCGCTCAAGGGCCTCGTCTTCCTCGTCGAGGCGCTGGCCAAGGCGCGCACCGAGCATCCGCGGGCCCACCTCGTCGTCGTCGGCAAGCGGCCCGCCGAGGGGCCCGTCGCCCAGGCGATCGAGCGGTACGGCCTCGAAGGCGCCGTCGAGTTCGTCAAGGGCATCTCGGACGCCGAGCTGGTCGACCTCGTGCGGTCCGCCGAGGTCGCCTGCGTGCCGTCGCTGTACGAGGGGTTCTCGCTGCCCGCCGCCGAGGCCATGGCGACCGGCACGGCACTGCTCGCCACCACCGGCGGGGCCGTCCCCGAGGTCGCCGGACCCGACGGGGAGACCTGCCTCGCGGTGCCGCCGGGCGACGCGGACGCACTGGCCGCCGGGCTGAACCGGCTGCTCGGCGACCGCGAACTGCGGGCCCGGCTCGGCGCCGCCGGACGCGAGCGCGTGCTGCGCCACTTCACCTGGGCCCGCGCCGCCGAGGGCACCGTCGCCCGCTACCGCGAGGCCATCGGCCGCCGCCCCTCCGGCACGAGCACGCCGGGCACCCCGAGTGCCGCGAACACCCCGAGCGCTCAGAGTGCCCCGGGGGCCGCCCCGGCGGGCCAGAAGCCGGCCCCGGCCCCGGCCCCGACCACCAGTGACACCGGCGTCTATCCCGAAAGCAGGGCCACGTGCTGA
- a CDS encoding class I SAM-dependent methyltransferase, which translates to MLTVDFSRFPLAPGDRVLDLGCGAGRHAFECYRRGARVVALDQNAEEIREVAKWFAAMEEAGEAPAGATATAMEGDALALPFPDESFDVVIISEVMEHIPDDKGVLAEMVRVLKPGGRIAITVPRYGPEKVCWTLSDAYHEVEGGHIRIYRADQLLARIREAGLKPYGTHHAHALHSPYWWLKCAFGVDNDKALPVRAYHKLLVWDIMKKPLATRVAEQALNPLIGKSFVAYATKPHLPPVDAA; encoded by the coding sequence GTGCTGACCGTCGACTTCTCCCGGTTCCCGCTCGCCCCCGGCGACCGCGTCCTGGACCTCGGCTGCGGCGCCGGCCGGCACGCGTTCGAGTGCTACCGGCGCGGGGCCCGGGTCGTCGCGCTGGACCAGAACGCCGAGGAGATCCGCGAGGTCGCCAAGTGGTTCGCGGCGATGGAGGAGGCCGGTGAGGCCCCGGCCGGCGCCACCGCCACCGCCATGGAGGGCGACGCGCTCGCCCTGCCCTTCCCCGACGAGTCCTTCGACGTCGTCATCATCTCCGAGGTGATGGAGCACATCCCCGACGACAAGGGCGTCCTCGCCGAGATGGTCCGCGTCCTCAAGCCCGGCGGCCGCATCGCGATCACCGTGCCGCGCTACGGCCCCGAGAAGGTCTGCTGGACCCTCTCCGACGCCTACCACGAGGTCGAGGGCGGCCACATCCGCATCTACCGGGCCGACCAGCTCCTCGCCCGCATCCGCGAGGCCGGCCTCAAGCCGTACGGCACCCACCACGCACACGCGCTGCACTCGCCGTACTGGTGGCTGAAGTGCGCCTTCGGCGTCGACAACGACAAGGCGCTGCCGGTGCGGGCGTACCACAAGCTGCTGGTCTGGGACATCATGAAGAAGCCGCTGGCGACGCGGGTCGCCGAGCAGGCGCTGAACCCGCTGATCGGCAAGAGCTTCGTCGCCTACGCGACCAAGCCGCACCTGCCGCCGGTGGACGCCGCGTGA
- a CDS encoding prenyltransferase/squalene oxidase repeat-containing protein encodes MTAPRTPGTPRTPRTEHLVLPGVLTAAEAAATVRGILAVQREDGAIPWFRGHHLDPWDHVEAAMALDTADEHEAAERAYAWLARHQNPDGSWYAAYADGDFADVTDRGRETNFVAYVAVGVWHHYLATGDDLFLERMWPVVHAAVEFVLRLQQPGGQIGWRQGDDGTDTKDALLTGSSSVHHALRCALAIAEQREEPQPDWELAAGALRHAIRRHPERFLDKGRYSMDWYYPVLGGALTGTEARSRIKESWDRFVVPGLGVRCVVPNPWVTGGESAELALALWAVGESDHALEILQSIQHLRDPDSGLYWTGYVFEDETVWPRELTAWTAGSLLLAVAALGGHEATCQVFAGDRLPRGLDPDCCV; translated from the coding sequence GTGACCGCGCCCCGCACCCCCGGCACACCCCGCACCCCGCGCACCGAACACCTCGTCCTGCCCGGCGTCCTCACCGCCGCCGAGGCCGCCGCGACCGTCCGGGGCATCCTCGCCGTCCAGCGCGAGGACGGCGCGATCCCGTGGTTCCGCGGGCACCACCTCGACCCGTGGGACCACGTCGAGGCGGCGATGGCCCTGGACACGGCCGACGAGCACGAGGCCGCCGAGCGGGCCTACGCGTGGCTGGCCCGGCACCAGAACCCGGACGGCTCCTGGTACGCCGCCTACGCCGACGGGGACTTCGCCGACGTCACCGACCGCGGCCGGGAGACCAACTTCGTCGCCTACGTCGCCGTCGGCGTCTGGCACCACTACCTCGCCACCGGCGACGACCTGTTCCTGGAACGGATGTGGCCCGTCGTCCACGCGGCCGTCGAGTTCGTGCTGCGCCTCCAGCAGCCCGGCGGGCAGATCGGCTGGCGCCAGGGCGACGACGGAACGGACACCAAGGACGCGCTGCTGACCGGCAGTTCCTCCGTCCACCACGCCCTGCGCTGCGCGCTCGCCATCGCCGAGCAGCGTGAAGAGCCCCAGCCCGACTGGGAGTTGGCGGCGGGCGCGCTGCGGCACGCCATCCGCCGCCACCCGGAGCGGTTCCTGGACAAGGGCCGCTACTCGATGGACTGGTACTACCCGGTCCTCGGCGGCGCGCTGACCGGCACGGAGGCCAGGTCCCGCATCAAGGAGAGCTGGGACCGTTTCGTGGTCCCGGGCCTCGGCGTGCGCTGCGTCGTCCCCAACCCGTGGGTGACCGGCGGCGAATCGGCCGAACTCGCGCTCGCCCTGTGGGCGGTGGGCGAGTCCGACCACGCCCTGGAGATCCTCCAGTCCATCCAGCACCTGCGGGACCCGGACAGCGGCCTGTACTGGACGGGCTACGTCTTCGAGGACGAGACGGTCTGGCCGCGCGAACTGACCGCCTGGACGGCCGGTTCCCTGCTCCTGGCCGTCGCCGCGCTCGGCGGCCACGAGGCCACCTGCCAGGTCTTCGCGGGCGACCGGCTGCCGCGGGGCCTGGACCCCGACTGCTGCGTCTGA
- a CDS encoding DUF5336 domain-containing protein — protein MNIRSLTRGDGVVIGAAVLLLIASFLDIYSIDGAPDSADIPSLWGSGSVVLGVVLAGVIGAALVVVNRAMPQPKKVAGLDLGQFGIAFTVFAAWCALGNIFDPAGAFDNDGGASGIGAGMGLILALIATLVMAAAAVATPLLPALKGTLIPAARPAAPQPYGGQPQGGYGYPGAQQQPYGGQPGMPGQPGPSFGGQPQPGQPQPGQPQPGQPQAPQQAQAQPAGDFAPFWFAVPVPRPLFAEDGSPTPIAELAPGTWYLAVEQRGANLVAQTQDGRRGVLQDTSGIQRG, from the coding sequence GTGAATATCCGCTCGCTCACTCGAGGCGACGGCGTGGTGATCGGAGCAGCGGTGTTGCTGTTGATCGCGTCGTTCCTCGACATCTACTCGATCGACGGTGCGCCGGACAGCGCCGACATCCCCAGCCTGTGGGGCAGTGGCTCGGTCGTGCTCGGTGTCGTCCTGGCGGGCGTCATCGGCGCCGCGCTCGTCGTCGTGAACCGTGCCATGCCGCAGCCCAAGAAGGTGGCGGGTCTCGACCTCGGCCAGTTCGGCATCGCGTTCACGGTCTTCGCCGCGTGGTGCGCGCTCGGCAACATCTTCGACCCGGCGGGCGCCTTCGACAACGACGGGGGTGCGAGCGGCATCGGTGCCGGGATGGGCCTGATCCTCGCTCTCATCGCCACGCTGGTCATGGCCGCCGCGGCGGTGGCCACGCCGCTGCTCCCGGCCCTCAAGGGCACCCTGATCCCGGCCGCCCGTCCGGCCGCGCCGCAGCCCTACGGCGGTCAGCCCCAGGGTGGTTACGGCTACCCGGGCGCCCAGCAGCAGCCGTACGGCGGTCAGCCGGGCATGCCCGGCCAGCCCGGTCCGTCCTTCGGCGGCCAGCCGCAGCCGGGGCAGCCGCAGCCCGGTCAGCCCCAGCCCGGCCAGCCGCAGGCCCCGCAGCAGGCGCAGGCGCAGCCGGCCGGGGACTTCGCCCCGTTCTGGTTCGCCGTGCCGGTGCCGCGTCCGCTGTTCGCGGAGGACGGCTCGCCGACGCCGATCGCCGAGCTGGCGCCGGGTACCTGGTACCTGGCCGTCGAGCAGCGCGGCGCCAACCTGGTCGCGCAGACCCAGGACGGCCGCCGCGGTGTCCTCCAGGACACCTCGGGCATCCAGCGCGGCTGA
- a CDS encoding N-acetylmuramoyl-L-alanine amidase — protein MSYTGPDFEPSPPRRSPLRRALTVALAALVPGALLGWGVYAAVGGPDDGDGGGSDRAGGTGTSAAPSSVAPASSAPASPGDGDGKKPAGSSPAPTSKAPSASGPLTGKVVVIDPGHNPANFRHASEINRKVNVGTHWKECDTTGTATNAGWAEAKFTLDVAHRLRDLLEKQGATVKLTQDGDRSFGPCVDERARIGNDSKADAAISIHADGSGAGNRGFHVIMPGSVHDGAADTRAIVAPSAELGERVAGGFVRVTGTAPSNYLGDGTGLVTRTDLGGLNLSTVPKVFIECGNMRDSTDAALLTSGSWRQKAAEGMSEGIVSFLRG, from the coding sequence GTGTCGTACACAGGCCCGGACTTCGAACCTTCCCCGCCCCGCCGCTCCCCGCTGCGCCGCGCGCTGACCGTGGCGTTGGCCGCGCTGGTGCCCGGGGCGCTGCTCGGGTGGGGGGTGTACGCGGCGGTGGGCGGCCCCGACGACGGGGACGGGGGCGGCTCCGACCGGGCGGGCGGTACGGGGACGTCGGCGGCGCCGTCGTCCGTCGCTCCCGCCTCCAGTGCTCCCGCGTCCCCGGGCGACGGCGACGGCAAGAAGCCCGCGGGTTCGTCACCCGCCCCCACCTCGAAGGCACCGTCCGCCTCCGGCCCCCTCACGGGCAAGGTCGTCGTCATCGACCCGGGGCACAACCCCGCCAACTTCCGGCACGCGTCCGAGATCAACCGCAAGGTGAACGTCGGCACGCACTGGAAGGAGTGCGACACGACGGGCACGGCCACCAACGCGGGCTGGGCCGAGGCGAAGTTCACCCTCGACGTGGCCCACCGGCTGCGCGACCTGCTGGAGAAGCAGGGCGCGACCGTGAAGCTGACGCAGGACGGCGACCGTTCGTTCGGTCCCTGCGTGGACGAGCGGGCCCGGATCGGCAACGACTCGAAGGCGGACGCCGCGATCTCGATCCACGCCGACGGGTCGGGGGCGGGCAACCGGGGCTTCCACGTGATCATGCCGGGCTCGGTGCACGACGGGGCCGCCGACACCCGCGCGATCGTGGCGCCCTCCGCCGAACTGGGCGAGCGCGTCGCGGGCGGCTTCGTGCGCGTCACGGGCACCGCGCCCTCGAACTACCTCGGCGACGGCACCGGTCTGGTCACGCGCACGGACCTGGGCGGTCTCAATCTGTCAACGGTTCCCAAGGTGTTCATCGAGTGCGGCAACATGCGCGACAGCACGGACGCGGCCCTGCTGACCAGCGGCAGTTGGCGGCAGAAGGCGGCGGAGGGGATGTCTGAGGGAATCGTGAGTTTCCTGCGCGGGTAG
- a CDS encoding class I SAM-dependent methyltransferase, with the protein MTAAPGSLPAPSPEVLAAFEAAKGFMPAHEGRALYAAAVEAGGLGLPLLEVGTYCGRSTVLLADAARRAGVTALTVDHHRGSEEQQPGWDYHDPETVDPELGVMDTLPTFRRTLHRAGLEEHVVALVGRSPQVAAVWNAPLGLVFVDGGHTDEHANADYEGWAPHVADGGLLVIHDVFPDPADEFTGQAPYRVHLRALASGAFTEVSATDSLRVLRRTGAGI; encoded by the coding sequence ATGACCGCGGCCCCCGGCTCCCTCCCCGCCCCCTCCCCCGAAGTCCTGGCCGCCTTCGAGGCCGCGAAGGGGTTCATGCCCGCGCACGAGGGCCGCGCGCTGTACGCCGCCGCCGTGGAGGCGGGCGGGCTCGGGCTGCCGCTGCTGGAGGTCGGCACGTACTGCGGGCGCTCCACCGTGCTGCTCGCCGACGCGGCCCGCCGGGCCGGGGTCACCGCGCTCACCGTCGACCACCACCGGGGCAGCGAGGAGCAGCAGCCGGGCTGGGACTACCACGACCCTGAGACCGTCGACCCGGAACTGGGCGTGATGGACACCCTGCCCACCTTCCGCCGCACCCTGCACCGGGCCGGCCTGGAGGAGCACGTGGTCGCCCTCGTCGGCCGCTCCCCCCAGGTCGCGGCGGTCTGGAACGCCCCCCTCGGCCTGGTCTTCGTCGACGGCGGCCACACCGACGAGCACGCGAACGCCGACTACGAGGGCTGGGCCCCGCACGTGGCCGACGGCGGTCTGCTGGTCATCCACGACGTGTTCCCCGACCCGGCCGACGAGTTCACCGGCCAGGCCCCGTACCGCGTCCACCTCAGGGCGCTGGCCTCCGGCGCGTTCACCGAGGTCTCCGCGACCGACTCGCTGCGCGTCCTGCGGCGAACCGGCGCGGGGATCTGA
- a CDS encoding MFS transporter, with translation MSHTTTDEPARRASGATVPVLAFAGIVVAVMQTLLVPVIKDLPRLLDTSPSNASWVLTSTLLSGAVATPIMGRLGDLFGKRRMLIASLSVMVVGALLSALTDALIPMIVGRTLQGVAMGAIPLGIGLMRDMLPRERLGSAMALMSSSIGVGGGLALPAAALVAQNTDWHALYYGAAGLGVVSIALTLLVVPESPLRAKGSFDLPGAFGLTAGLILFLLPISKGSDWGWSSPTTLGLFAAAVVVLLLWGLMELRVAAPLVDLRTTARREVLLTNLASIMVGVSFFVISLVLPQLLQLPSETGYGLGQSMVVAGLCVAPLGLTMMFTAPVYARLSARYGPRTTLIIGLVIIGIGYAGGLGLMSAAWQTVVTSVLIGAGIGLAYSSLPALIISAVPASETGAANGLNTLMRSIGTSVSSAVIGMVLANTANDVGGVAVPTLHGFRVSFAIAAGAVAVGLVLAFFLPRRTPAAVSQLRASSEEDANLARAEQALAGAGQHPHGFRGRVLAADGAPVARAKVTLIDRHGRQAGATLSAGDGSYALAVPAQGPYVLAARAAGHPPLAHAATHGGDRPVDLDLSLPGETVPA, from the coding sequence ATGTCCCACACGACGACCGACGAGCCCGCGCGGCGAGCGAGCGGGGCCACCGTCCCGGTGCTCGCGTTCGCGGGCATCGTCGTCGCGGTGATGCAGACCCTGCTGGTCCCGGTCATCAAGGACCTGCCCCGACTCCTGGACACCTCACCCAGCAACGCCAGCTGGGTCCTCACCTCCACGCTCCTGTCCGGAGCCGTGGCCACGCCGATCATGGGCCGGCTCGGCGACCTCTTCGGCAAGCGCCGCATGCTGATCGCCAGCCTGTCGGTGATGGTCGTCGGCGCGCTGCTCAGCGCGCTCACCGACGCCCTGATCCCGATGATCGTCGGCCGTACGCTCCAGGGCGTCGCGATGGGCGCGATACCCCTCGGCATCGGTCTGATGCGCGACATGCTGCCCCGCGAGCGACTCGGCTCGGCGATGGCCCTGATGAGTTCCTCGATCGGCGTCGGCGGCGGCCTCGCGCTGCCCGCCGCGGCCCTGGTCGCCCAGAACACCGACTGGCACGCCCTGTACTACGGCGCCGCCGGCCTCGGTGTCGTCTCCATCGCCCTGACGCTGCTGGTCGTACCCGAGTCCCCACTGCGCGCGAAGGGCTCGTTCGACCTGCCGGGCGCGTTCGGTCTGACCGCCGGTCTGATCCTCTTCCTGCTGCCGATCAGCAAGGGCAGCGACTGGGGCTGGTCCTCGCCCACCACGCTCGGCCTGTTCGCCGCCGCGGTCGTCGTGCTGCTCCTGTGGGGCCTGATGGAGCTGCGCGTCGCCGCCCCGCTGGTCGACCTGCGCACCACGGCCCGCCGCGAGGTCCTGCTCACCAACCTCGCCTCGATCATGGTCGGCGTCTCCTTCTTCGTCATCTCCCTCGTCCTGCCGCAGCTCCTCCAGCTGCCCTCGGAGACCGGCTACGGCCTCGGCCAGTCGATGGTGGTCGCGGGTCTGTGCGTGGCGCCGCTGGGCCTGACGATGATGTTCACCGCGCCGGTCTACGCCCGCCTGTCCGCCCGCTACGGCCCCCGCACCACCCTCATCATCGGCCTGGTGATCATCGGCATCGGTTACGCCGGCGGTCTCGGCCTGATGAGCGCCGCCTGGCAGACCGTCGTCACCTCGGTGCTGATCGGCGCGGGCATCGGCCTCGCCTACTCCTCCCTGCCCGCCCTGATCATCAGCGCCGTCCCGGCCTCCGAGACGGGCGCCGCCAACGGCCTCAACACGCTGATGCGGTCCATCGGTACGTCGGTGTCGAGCGCCGTCATCGGCATGGTGCTCGCCAACACGGCGAACGACGTGGGCGGCGTCGCCGTCCCCACCCTGCACGGCTTCCGCGTCTCCTTCGCGATCGCGGCGGGCGCGGTCGCCGTCGGCCTGGTCCTGGCGTTCTTCCTCCCCCGCCGCACCCCGGCGGCGGTGTCCCAGCTGCGCGCGAGCAGCGAGGAGGACGCCAACCTGGCCCGCGCCGAACAGGCGCTCGCCGGGGCCGGGCAGCACCCGCACGGCTTCCGGGGCCGGGTGCTGGCCGCCGACGGCGCCCCCGTCGCCCGCGCCAAGGTCACCCTGATCGACCGGCACGGACGGCAGGCGGGCGCGACCCTCTCCGCCGGCGACGGCAGCTACGCCCTCGCCGTGCCCGCCCAGGGCCCGTACGTCCTGGCCGCCCGCGCCGCGGGCCACCCCCCGCTCGCCCACGCGGCCACCCACGGCGGCGACCGCCCGGTCGACCTGGACCTGTCCCTGCCGGGCGAGACGGTCCCCGCCTGA
- a CDS encoding MFS transporter, with protein MLEATGSPASATARISPRRTPPTWLVVALACAGQFLVVLDVSVVNVALPSMRADLGLSAQGLQWVVNAYAIAFAGFMLLGGRAGDLYGRKRMFLVGLGLFTLASLGGGLAQEGWQLLLARALQGLGAAVLAPSTLTILTAAVPEGAARARAIATWTAVGAGGGAAGGLVGGALVDGLSWRWVLLINVPVGAVVLAGAALWLAESKGGPRRRLDLPGALLVTAGLATLAYGISQTESEGWAASAALVPLVAGLALLGLFLLVEARTAAPLMPLGLLRLRSVASANVAMLVSGSSMFSMWFFMTLYAQNVLGYSPLEAGVALVPSSLAVILGSKAAPRFMPVLGARNVAVLGTLVAAVGFGWQSTMTADGGYLTAIMIPGVLMMLGAGTAATPLASLAISGAAPGDAGLVSGLINTSRTMGGSLGLAVMSTIAATRAGGEGAGPVALTDGYALVFRTAAVVLVAAALLMWTWLPAGRPKPEPMAHSTD; from the coding sequence ATGCTCGAAGCCACCGGTTCCCCCGCCTCCGCCACCGCGCGGATATCCCCGCGCCGTACTCCGCCCACCTGGCTGGTCGTGGCGCTCGCCTGCGCCGGACAGTTCCTGGTCGTGCTCGACGTGTCCGTCGTCAACGTCGCCCTGCCCTCGATGCGGGCCGACCTCGGCCTGAGCGCGCAGGGGCTCCAGTGGGTGGTCAACGCCTACGCCATCGCCTTCGCCGGGTTCATGCTGCTCGGCGGTCGGGCCGGCGACCTCTACGGGCGCAAGCGGATGTTCCTGGTCGGGCTCGGGCTCTTCACGCTGGCCTCGCTGGGCGGCGGCCTCGCCCAGGAGGGCTGGCAGCTGCTGCTCGCCCGCGCCCTGCAAGGGCTCGGCGCGGCCGTACTCGCCCCCTCGACGCTGACGATCCTGACCGCCGCGGTGCCCGAGGGCGCGGCGCGGGCCCGCGCGATCGCGACCTGGACCGCCGTGGGCGCGGGCGGCGGCGCAGCGGGCGGTCTGGTGGGCGGCGCCCTGGTGGACGGGCTGTCCTGGCGCTGGGTGCTGCTGATCAACGTGCCGGTGGGCGCGGTCGTGCTGGCCGGTGCGGCGCTGTGGCTGGCCGAGAGCAAGGGCGGTCCGCGGCGCCGACTCGACCTGCCCGGCGCGCTGCTGGTGACCGCCGGTCTCGCCACGCTGGCCTACGGCATCTCGCAGACCGAGTCCGAGGGGTGGGCGGCGTCGGCGGCCCTGGTACCGCTGGTGGCCGGACTCGCGCTGCTCGGACTCTTCCTCCTCGTCGAGGCGCGGACGGCGGCGCCGCTGATGCCGCTCGGGCTGCTGCGGCTGCGGTCGGTGGCGTCGGCGAACGTGGCGATGCTGGTGTCCGGCTCGTCGATGTTCTCGATGTGGTTCTTCATGACCCTGTACGCGCAGAACGTGCTCGGCTACTCGCCGCTGGAGGCCGGAGTCGCCCTGGTGCCCAGCTCCCTGGCGGTGATCCTCGGCTCGAAGGCGGCCCCGCGGTTCATGCCGGTGCTCGGGGCCCGGAACGTGGCCGTGCTCGGCACGCTCGTCGCGGCGGTCGGCTTCGGCTGGCAGTCCACGATGACCGCCGACGGCGGCTATCTGACCGCGATCATGATCCCCGGCGTACTGATGATGCTGGGCGCGGGTACGGCGGCGACTCCGCTGGCCTCGCTGGCCATCTCCGGCGCGGCACCCGGGGACGCCGGACTGGTCTCCGGGCTGATCAACACCTCCCGGACGATGGGCGGTTCGCTGGGACTCGCGGTGATGTCGACGATCGCGGCCACCCGGGCCGGGGGCGAGGGCGCGGGCCCGGTGGCCCTGACGGACGGCTACGCGCTGGTCTTCCGCACGGCGGCGGTGGTCCTGGTCGCCGCGGCCCTGCTGATGTGGACGTGGCTCCCGGCAGGCCGCCCGAAGCCCGAGCCGATGGCCCACAGCACGGACTGA
- a CDS encoding response regulator transcription factor, with amino-acid sequence MCSGACPPARALYPFPVTDETPRAHPVRVLLAEDQGMMRGALALLLGMEDDIEVVAQVSAGDEIVAAALTHRPDIALLDIELPGLSGLDAAAELRERAPRCRVLILTTFGRPGYLRRAMEAGAAGFLVKDGPVEELAGAIRRVLRGETVVDPALAAAALSAGPSPLTARECDVLRASADGATVADIAGALHLSESTVRNYLSAAIGKTATRNRAEALRAARAQGWL; translated from the coding sequence ATGTGCTCCGGCGCCTGCCCTCCGGCGCGTGCCCTCTACCCTTTCCCCGTGACCGACGAGACGCCCCGCGCCCACCCCGTCCGTGTCCTCCTCGCCGAGGACCAGGGCATGATGCGGGGCGCGCTCGCGCTGCTGCTCGGGATGGAGGACGACATCGAGGTGGTCGCCCAGGTGTCGGCCGGGGACGAGATCGTCGCCGCCGCGCTCACGCACCGCCCCGACATCGCCCTCCTCGACATCGAACTGCCGGGCCTGAGCGGCCTGGACGCCGCCGCCGAACTGCGGGAGCGGGCGCCCCGCTGCCGGGTGCTGATCCTGACCACGTTCGGCCGCCCCGGGTACCTCCGGCGGGCCATGGAGGCGGGCGCCGCCGGTTTCCTGGTCAAGGACGGTCCGGTGGAGGAGCTGGCCGGGGCGATCCGCCGGGTGCTGCGCGGCGAGACGGTCGTCGACCCGGCGCTCGCCGCCGCCGCGCTCAGCGCGGGTCCCAGCCCGCTCACCGCGCGGGAGTGCGACGTCCTGCGGGCCTCGGCGGACGGCGCGACGGTCGCCGACATCGCCGGCGCGCTGCACCTGTCCGAGTCCACGGTCCGCAACTACCTCTCCGCGGCCATCGGCAAGACCGCCACCCGCAACCGTGCGGAGGCGCTGCGCGCGGCTCGGGCGCAGGGGTGGCTCTGA